From Lepus europaeus isolate LE1 chromosome 3, mLepTim1.pri, whole genome shotgun sequence, a single genomic window includes:
- the AARS2 gene encoding alanine--tRNA ligase, mitochondrial isoform X2 — protein sequence MAGFRRVANSQKCVRAGGRHSDLEDVGRDLSHHTFFEMLGNWAFGGEYFKEEACSMAWELLTQVYGIPENRLWVSYFAGDPKAGLDPDLESRDIWLSLGVPASRVLSFGPQENFWEMGDTGPCGPCTEIHYDLAGGAGAPQLVELWNLVFMQHNREADGSLLPLPQRHVDTGMGLERLVAVLQGRRSTYDTDLFTPLLDAIHQGCGVPPYLGRVGVADEGRIDTAYRVVADHVRTLSVCIADGVFPGMSGAPLILRRILRRAVRFSMEILRAPPGFLSSLVPVVVETLGDAYPELRKNSAQIAELVAEGEAAFLGSLQRGRRIIERTLRRLGPSDVFPAEVAWSLSLAGNLGLPLDLLELMLEEKGVRLDSAGLQRLVQEEAQHRAPQAEPAAEQGLQLDVHALAELQRRGVPPTDDSPKYDYSLRPNGDYEFGTCEARVLQLYTEDGTAVDCVGEGQRCGLLLDRTNFYAEQGGQASDRGYLVQVGQQDVLFPVARAQVCGGFVLHELTAPECLQVGDQVQLHVDEAWRLGCMQKHTATHLLNWALRQTLGPGTEQRGSHVRPERLRFDVATQAPLTAEQLRTVEATVLEAVERDEAVYVEEVALALTTRVPGLRSLDEVYPDPVRVVSVGVPVAHALEPASQAALRTSVELCCGTHLLRTGAVGDLIITGERQLTKGTTRLLAVTGEQAQQAREVGQNLVQEVEAAAERLSRGSRSVAEARRLSKDVGRLTDTVDTAVMPQWQRRQLQTTLKGLQRRANTAIRKLEKGQAARRTQELLERYPGAPLIVDTVSAESLSVLVKVVRQLCEQAPSTSVLLLSPQPVGSVLCACQVAQGTTPTFTAEAWALAVCGHMGGKAWGSRVLAQGIGSTADLEAALHTARAYALTQL from the exons ATGGCAGGCTTCCGACGCGTGGCCAACAGCCAGAAATGCGTGCGGGCCGGAGGCCGCCACAGCGACCTGGAGGATGTGGGCCGGGACCTGTCCCATCACACCTTCTTCGAGATGCTTGGCAATTGGGCCTTTGGGGGTGAATATTTTAAG GAGGAGGCGTGCAGCATGGCCTGGGAACTGCTGACCCAGGTCTACGGGATCCCTGAGAACAGGCTCTGGGTGTCCTACTTTGCTGGTGACCCCAAGGCAGGGCTGGACCCAGACCTGGAAAGCAGGGACATCTGGCTCAGCCTGGG GGTGCCTGCCAGCCGTGTGCTTTCCTTCGGGCCACAGGAGAACTTCTGGGAGATGGGGGATACTGGCCCTTGTGGGCCCTGCACCGAAATCCACTATGACCTggctggcggggcgggggcccCCCAGCTGGTGGAGCTCTGGAATCTGGTCTTCATGCAGCATAATAG AGAAGCAGATGGgagcctgctgcccctgccccagcggcACGTGGACACGGGAATGGGCCTGGAGAGGCTGGTGGCCGTGCTGCAAGGCCGGCGCTCCACCTACGACACCGACCTCTTTACTCCGCTGCTTGACGCCATCCACCAG ggCTGCGGGGTGCCCCCTTACCTGGGCCGGGTAGGGGTGGCAGACGAGGGCCGCATAGACACAGCCTACCGCGTGGTGGCCGACCACGTGCGCACACTCAGCGTCTGCATCGCCGACGGTGTCTTCCCCGGGATGTCAGGTGCCCC GCTGATTCTTCGCCGGATCCTCCGTCGAGCTGTGCGGTTTTCCATGGAGATCTTACGAGCACCCCCTGGCTTCCTAAGCAGCCTGGTGCCCGTCGTGGTGGAGACGCTG GGGGACGCTTACCCGGAACTCCGGAAGAACTCAGCGCAG ATAGCTGAGCTGGTGGCGGAGGGCGAGGCGGCCTTCCTGGGCTCCCTGCAGCGGGGACGCCGGATCATCGAGCGGACCCTGAGGCGCCTGGGGCCTTCCGATGTCTTCCCTG CTGAAGTGGCCTGGTCCTTGTCACTGGCTGGGAACCTGGGGCTCCCCCTGGACCTGTTGGAGCTGATGCTGGAGGAGAAGGGGGTGCGGCTGGACTCCGCTGGGCTGCAGCGGCTGGTCCAGGAAGAGGCCCAG CACCGGGCGCCGCAGGCTGAGCCTGCAGCAGAGCAGGGACTGCAGCTCGACGTCCACGCCCTGGCGGAGCTGCAGCGCCGAGGGGTGCCCCCAACTGATGACAGCCCCAAGTACGACTACTCCTTGAGACCCAACGGCGACTACG AGTTTGGCACCTGTGAGGCCCGGGTGCTTCAGCTGTATACGGAGGACGGGACGGCCGTGGACTGCGTCGgggagggccagcgctgcggcctCCTCTTGGACAGGACCAACTTCTACGCCGAGCAGGGCGGGCAGGCTTCAGACCGGGGCTACCTGGTACAGGTGGGGCAACAG GATGTGCTGTTCCCAGTGGCCCGGGCCCAGGTCTGCGGGGGCTTCGTCCTGCACGAGCTGACAGCTCCCGAGTGCCTGCAGGTGGGGGACCAGGTGCAGCTACATGTGGACGAG GCCTGGCGGCTGGGCTGCATGCAGAAGCACACGGCCACCCACCTGCTGAACTGGGCGCTGCGGCAGACCCTGGGCCCCGGCACAGAGCAGCGCGGCTCCCACGTCCGCCCCGAGCGGCTGCGCTTCGACGTGGCCACCCAG gccCCACTGACCGCAGAGCAGCTCCGGACAGTGGAGGCCACTGTGCTGGAGGCCGTGGAGCGGGACGAAGCCGTGTACGTGGAGGAGGTGGCCCTGGCGCTCACCACCCGTGTCCCTGGCCTGCGCTCTCTGGATGAG GTATACCCAGACCCTGTGCGGGTGGTGTCAGTGGGGGTGCCTGTAGCGCACGCGCTGGAGCCAGCCTCCCAAGCTGCACTGCGGACCTCGGTGGAGCTGTGCTGTGGAAC ACACCTGCTGCGCACAGGGGCTGTGGGGGACCTGATTATCACTGGGGAGCGCCAGCTCACCAAGGGCACCACCCGCCTGCTGGCCGTCACTGGGGAGCAGGCCCAGCAG GCCCGAGAAGTGGGTCAGAACCTGGTGCAGGAGGTGGAAGCAGCTGCAGAACGGCTGAGCCGGGGCAGCAGGAGTGTGGCCGAGGCCCGGCGGCTATCCAAGGACGTGGGACGACTCACTGAT ACTGTGGATACTGCCGTGATGCCCCAGTGGCAGCGGCGGCAGCTCCAGACCACCCTGAAGGGACTGCAACGGCGCGCCAACACCGCCATCCGCAAGCTGGAAAAGGGCCAG GCTGCAAGGAGAACCCAGGAGCTGCTGGAGCGGTACCCAGGCGCGCCTCTGATCGTGGACACGGTGTCCGCTGAGTCCCTCTCG GTGCTGGTGAAGGTCGTACGGCAGCTGTGTGAGCAGGCACCCAGCACGTCCGTGCTcctgctcagcccccagcccGTGGGGAGCGTGCTCTGTGCCTGTCAGGTGGCCCAG GGTACCACGCCTACCTTCACAGCAGAGGCCTGGGCGCTGGCTGTGTGTGGCCACATGGGGGGCAAGGCCTGGGGCTCTCGAGTTTTGGCCCAGGGCATAGGAAGCACGGCTGACCTGGAAGCTGCCCTCCACACAGCCCGAGCCTACgccctgacccagctctga
- the AARS2 gene encoding alanine--tRNA ligase, mitochondrial isoform X1, with protein sequence MAASVAAAAVRLRRALQRSLSTAPSAVPAAAVRDAFLTFFRDRHGHQLVPSASVRPRGDPSLLFVNAGMNQFKPVFLGTVDPRSEMAGFRRVANSQKCVRAGGRHSDLEDVGRDLSHHTFFEMLGNWAFGGEYFKEEACSMAWELLTQVYGIPENRLWVSYFAGDPKAGLDPDLESRDIWLSLGVPASRVLSFGPQENFWEMGDTGPCGPCTEIHYDLAGGAGAPQLVELWNLVFMQHNREADGSLLPLPQRHVDTGMGLERLVAVLQGRRSTYDTDLFTPLLDAIHQGCGVPPYLGRVGVADEGRIDTAYRVVADHVRTLSVCIADGVFPGMSGAPLILRRILRRAVRFSMEILRAPPGFLSSLVPVVVETLGDAYPELRKNSAQIAELVAEGEAAFLGSLQRGRRIIERTLRRLGPSDVFPAEVAWSLSLAGNLGLPLDLLELMLEEKGVRLDSAGLQRLVQEEAQHRAPQAEPAAEQGLQLDVHALAELQRRGVPPTDDSPKYDYSLRPNGDYEFGTCEARVLQLYTEDGTAVDCVGEGQRCGLLLDRTNFYAEQGGQASDRGYLVQVGQQDVLFPVARAQVCGGFVLHELTAPECLQVGDQVQLHVDEAWRLGCMQKHTATHLLNWALRQTLGPGTEQRGSHVRPERLRFDVATQAPLTAEQLRTVEATVLEAVERDEAVYVEEVALALTTRVPGLRSLDEVYPDPVRVVSVGVPVAHALEPASQAALRTSVELCCGTHLLRTGAVGDLIITGERQLTKGTTRLLAVTGEQAQQAREVGQNLVQEVEAAAERLSRGSRSVAEARRLSKDVGRLTDTVDTAVMPQWQRRQLQTTLKGLQRRANTAIRKLEKGQAARRTQELLERYPGAPLIVDTVSAESLSVLVKVVRQLCEQAPSTSVLLLSPQPVGSVLCACQVAQGTTPTFTAEAWALAVCGHMGGKAWGSRVLAQGIGSTADLEAALHTARAYALTQL encoded by the exons ATGGCGGCGTCGGTGGCGGCTGCGGCCGTGCGGCTGCGGCGGGCGCTTCAAAGGTCGCTGTCAACCGCGCCCTCCGCAGTCCCGGCGGCAGCCGTGCGGGACGCTTTCCTGACCTTCTTTCGGGACCGCCATGGCCACCAGTTGGTGCCTTCCGCTTCCGTGCGGCCCAGAGGCGACCCCAGCTTGCTTTTCGTTAACGCCGGCATGAACCAG TTCAAGCCAGTCTTCCTGGGCACCGTGGATCCACGAAGCGAGATGGCAGGCTTCCGACGCGTGGCCAACAGCCAGAAATGCGTGCGGGCCGGAGGCCGCCACAGCGACCTGGAGGATGTGGGCCGGGACCTGTCCCATCACACCTTCTTCGAGATGCTTGGCAATTGGGCCTTTGGGGGTGAATATTTTAAG GAGGAGGCGTGCAGCATGGCCTGGGAACTGCTGACCCAGGTCTACGGGATCCCTGAGAACAGGCTCTGGGTGTCCTACTTTGCTGGTGACCCCAAGGCAGGGCTGGACCCAGACCTGGAAAGCAGGGACATCTGGCTCAGCCTGGG GGTGCCTGCCAGCCGTGTGCTTTCCTTCGGGCCACAGGAGAACTTCTGGGAGATGGGGGATACTGGCCCTTGTGGGCCCTGCACCGAAATCCACTATGACCTggctggcggggcgggggcccCCCAGCTGGTGGAGCTCTGGAATCTGGTCTTCATGCAGCATAATAG AGAAGCAGATGGgagcctgctgcccctgccccagcggcACGTGGACACGGGAATGGGCCTGGAGAGGCTGGTGGCCGTGCTGCAAGGCCGGCGCTCCACCTACGACACCGACCTCTTTACTCCGCTGCTTGACGCCATCCACCAG ggCTGCGGGGTGCCCCCTTACCTGGGCCGGGTAGGGGTGGCAGACGAGGGCCGCATAGACACAGCCTACCGCGTGGTGGCCGACCACGTGCGCACACTCAGCGTCTGCATCGCCGACGGTGTCTTCCCCGGGATGTCAGGTGCCCC GCTGATTCTTCGCCGGATCCTCCGTCGAGCTGTGCGGTTTTCCATGGAGATCTTACGAGCACCCCCTGGCTTCCTAAGCAGCCTGGTGCCCGTCGTGGTGGAGACGCTG GGGGACGCTTACCCGGAACTCCGGAAGAACTCAGCGCAG ATAGCTGAGCTGGTGGCGGAGGGCGAGGCGGCCTTCCTGGGCTCCCTGCAGCGGGGACGCCGGATCATCGAGCGGACCCTGAGGCGCCTGGGGCCTTCCGATGTCTTCCCTG CTGAAGTGGCCTGGTCCTTGTCACTGGCTGGGAACCTGGGGCTCCCCCTGGACCTGTTGGAGCTGATGCTGGAGGAGAAGGGGGTGCGGCTGGACTCCGCTGGGCTGCAGCGGCTGGTCCAGGAAGAGGCCCAG CACCGGGCGCCGCAGGCTGAGCCTGCAGCAGAGCAGGGACTGCAGCTCGACGTCCACGCCCTGGCGGAGCTGCAGCGCCGAGGGGTGCCCCCAACTGATGACAGCCCCAAGTACGACTACTCCTTGAGACCCAACGGCGACTACG AGTTTGGCACCTGTGAGGCCCGGGTGCTTCAGCTGTATACGGAGGACGGGACGGCCGTGGACTGCGTCGgggagggccagcgctgcggcctCCTCTTGGACAGGACCAACTTCTACGCCGAGCAGGGCGGGCAGGCTTCAGACCGGGGCTACCTGGTACAGGTGGGGCAACAG GATGTGCTGTTCCCAGTGGCCCGGGCCCAGGTCTGCGGGGGCTTCGTCCTGCACGAGCTGACAGCTCCCGAGTGCCTGCAGGTGGGGGACCAGGTGCAGCTACATGTGGACGAG GCCTGGCGGCTGGGCTGCATGCAGAAGCACACGGCCACCCACCTGCTGAACTGGGCGCTGCGGCAGACCCTGGGCCCCGGCACAGAGCAGCGCGGCTCCCACGTCCGCCCCGAGCGGCTGCGCTTCGACGTGGCCACCCAG gccCCACTGACCGCAGAGCAGCTCCGGACAGTGGAGGCCACTGTGCTGGAGGCCGTGGAGCGGGACGAAGCCGTGTACGTGGAGGAGGTGGCCCTGGCGCTCACCACCCGTGTCCCTGGCCTGCGCTCTCTGGATGAG GTATACCCAGACCCTGTGCGGGTGGTGTCAGTGGGGGTGCCTGTAGCGCACGCGCTGGAGCCAGCCTCCCAAGCTGCACTGCGGACCTCGGTGGAGCTGTGCTGTGGAAC ACACCTGCTGCGCACAGGGGCTGTGGGGGACCTGATTATCACTGGGGAGCGCCAGCTCACCAAGGGCACCACCCGCCTGCTGGCCGTCACTGGGGAGCAGGCCCAGCAG GCCCGAGAAGTGGGTCAGAACCTGGTGCAGGAGGTGGAAGCAGCTGCAGAACGGCTGAGCCGGGGCAGCAGGAGTGTGGCCGAGGCCCGGCGGCTATCCAAGGACGTGGGACGACTCACTGAT ACTGTGGATACTGCCGTGATGCCCCAGTGGCAGCGGCGGCAGCTCCAGACCACCCTGAAGGGACTGCAACGGCGCGCCAACACCGCCATCCGCAAGCTGGAAAAGGGCCAG GCTGCAAGGAGAACCCAGGAGCTGCTGGAGCGGTACCCAGGCGCGCCTCTGATCGTGGACACGGTGTCCGCTGAGTCCCTCTCG GTGCTGGTGAAGGTCGTACGGCAGCTGTGTGAGCAGGCACCCAGCACGTCCGTGCTcctgctcagcccccagcccGTGGGGAGCGTGCTCTGTGCCTGTCAGGTGGCCCAG GGTACCACGCCTACCTTCACAGCAGAGGCCTGGGCGCTGGCTGTGTGTGGCCACATGGGGGGCAAGGCCTGGGGCTCTCGAGTTTTGGCCCAGGGCATAGGAAGCACGGCTGACCTGGAAGCTGCCCTCCACACAGCCCGAGCCTACgccctgacccagctctga